A region of Thermorudis peleae DNA encodes the following proteins:
- a CDS encoding ABC transporter substrate-binding protein, protein MARGDASRFTRRIFLKRATTALMAGSALLAACSSKQSTPPPSTSSTSTTPVSGATPTKAAAVGAASPTVAPTIPPRQLKQVPRNRTLILRWGGTEGQHQDWNLWNPYNLGANHQNGPGIFYEPLAYYSAFADKMIPWLATSWQYTPDYKQLTIKLRSGIKWSDGQPFTAEDVAFTFNTLRDLGPKVRWGVDVQQFVDEAKALDDTTVQINFKIPAPRFFYFVTYKYDIGVYIVPKHIFQGQDWSTFTAFDLDKDWPVTTGPWKVVYSSPQQKVIDRRDSWWAVDQGLVKAMPQVERIIYLPFTSEEQVAQQLISNDVDCSLDLRPLTIETVLQQNPKIITHTYKDPPYGYEDWWPTSLYVNCEREPYNDKDVRWALSYFIDRKQLIEVALGGAGEPAVLPMPTYPGLLPYFDAVKDLLQQYPTNEFNPQKGAQLLQSKGWQKNKDGFWEKNGKVLEVPMESFTVMADIGPVIAEQLRRQGVQSSYNMPPDFDTRFNQGDYNAALYGHGGSIGVDPYFTLRLYQSKTEAVPGAHQVNFSRWHNDEFDKIVDEMAVTPPEQKDKIMDQWKRAMQIWLPELPDIPIQKWFHRIPMNTTYWQGWPTRDNPYVNGAFWHLTFQLILNELKPTQ, encoded by the coding sequence ATGGCGCGCGGCGACGCCAGTCGGTTTACTCGGCGAATCTTTCTGAAAAGAGCAACGACCGCGCTGATGGCTGGTTCAGCGCTCCTTGCTGCGTGTAGCAGCAAACAATCGACACCCCCGCCAAGCACGAGTAGCACGTCGACAACGCCAGTATCTGGTGCTACCCCAACGAAAGCAGCAGCCGTTGGTGCAGCTTCCCCCACTGTAGCGCCCACCATCCCACCGCGACAACTCAAGCAGGTGCCGAGGAATCGAACCCTCATTCTTCGATGGGGCGGCACCGAAGGCCAGCATCAAGACTGGAATCTCTGGAACCCATATAACCTCGGTGCAAATCATCAAAATGGTCCAGGAATTTTTTATGAACCACTGGCGTACTATAGTGCATTTGCCGATAAGATGATCCCGTGGCTCGCTACGAGCTGGCAATATACCCCCGACTATAAACAACTTACGATTAAGCTGCGATCTGGAATCAAGTGGAGCGATGGACAGCCGTTTACTGCAGAGGATGTTGCGTTCACGTTCAACACCCTGCGTGACCTCGGTCCGAAAGTGCGGTGGGGAGTTGACGTTCAGCAGTTCGTCGATGAAGCGAAGGCACTCGATGATACAACGGTCCAGATTAACTTCAAAATCCCTGCTCCGCGCTTCTTCTATTTCGTGACCTACAAGTATGATATTGGCGTGTACATTGTCCCCAAGCACATTTTCCAAGGCCAAGATTGGTCAACCTTCACGGCCTTTGACCTTGACAAGGATTGGCCAGTAACCACCGGTCCATGGAAGGTGGTCTATTCGTCGCCCCAGCAAAAAGTGATCGACCGACGCGATTCCTGGTGGGCTGTTGACCAAGGACTTGTGAAAGCAATGCCCCAAGTCGAGCGGATTATCTATTTGCCGTTCACAAGCGAGGAACAAGTAGCCCAACAACTGATCAGCAATGATGTAGACTGTTCCTTGGATCTGCGCCCGCTGACTATCGAGACTGTTCTGCAACAGAACCCGAAGATCATCACGCATACGTATAAAGATCCGCCATATGGCTATGAAGACTGGTGGCCAACATCGCTCTATGTCAACTGTGAGCGCGAACCATACAACGATAAAGATGTCCGATGGGCATTGAGTTATTTCATTGATCGCAAGCAACTGATTGAGGTCGCGCTCGGCGGTGCAGGTGAACCCGCTGTTCTCCCGATGCCAACATACCCAGGGCTCTTACCCTACTTCGATGCTGTGAAAGATCTCTTACAGCAGTATCCGACGAATGAATTTAACCCCCAGAAGGGAGCTCAACTGTTACAAAGCAAAGGCTGGCAGAAAAACAAAGACGGCTTTTGGGAAAAGAACGGCAAAGTGCTCGAGGTACCAATGGAAAGCTTCACGGTAATGGCCGACATTGGTCCGGTCATTGCTGAACAATTGCGACGGCAAGGGGTGCAGTCTTCCTACAATATGCCGCCTGACTTCGATACGCGCTTTAACCAAGGGGACTACAATGCAGCCCTCTACGGACATGGTGGTAGTATCGGTGTCGACCCGTATTTCACCCTGCGACTGTACCAATCAAAGACGGAGGCTGTCCCCGGTGCACACCAGGTCAACTTCTCTCGCTGGCATAATGATGAATTCGACAAAATTGTAGACGAGATGGCTGTTACCCCGCCCGAACAGAAAGACAAGATCATGGATCAATGGAAACGGGCGATGCAGATCTGGCTTCCTGAACTCCCTGACATTCCGATTCAAAAGTGGTTCCACCGCATTCCTATGAACACGACCTATTGGCAAGGATGGCCAACGCGGGATAATCCCTACGTGAATGGCGCATTCTGGCACCTTACGTTCCAACTCATTTTGAACGAGCTCAAACCGACACAATAG
- a CDS encoding mandelate racemase/muconate lactonizing enzyme family protein: MRITDVRTAVIAGNFDWVLVRVDTDEGLSGLGEAYWGAGVAELVHAIKPIIIGEHPFNIAKLVAKMLRGMSGAGSLAGATVTAISGIELALWDLLGRALNVPISTLLGGRFRDRVLVYADCHGGRGHTYTPEAYAERAREVRAAGFTALKFDIDVPNPYQLDVSDSPEPRRSWYEPYSRIISPAERDFIVSLVAAVREAIGPHTMLAIDCHWKFNVIDATLLAQALEPYNLLWLEDPIPPENVDALAKVAASTCTPICTGENVYRTHGYRELIEKQAADILSPDIPKMGGLLEARKVADHADQYYIPIAPHNVCSPIGTVAAAHLCAAIPNFLALEFHAFDVPWWGDLVEGGPIIRDGYITLTDAPGHGLTLNEDVARAHLKEGSSFFGPTPYAD; this comes from the coding sequence ATGCGCATTACTGATGTGCGGACGGCGGTGATCGCTGGCAACTTCGACTGGGTGCTGGTGCGGGTCGATACCGATGAGGGGCTCAGCGGCCTCGGCGAGGCCTACTGGGGCGCCGGCGTCGCCGAACTCGTCCACGCCATCAAGCCGATTATCATCGGCGAACACCCCTTCAATATCGCCAAGCTCGTCGCGAAAATGCTCCGTGGCATGTCCGGCGCTGGCTCGCTCGCCGGTGCAACCGTCACCGCCATCAGCGGCATCGAGCTCGCACTCTGGGATCTCCTCGGCCGCGCCCTCAACGTCCCAATCTCCACCCTCCTCGGCGGCCGCTTCCGCGACCGTGTCCTCGTCTACGCCGACTGCCACGGCGGTCGCGGCCATACCTACACCCCTGAAGCCTACGCCGAACGGGCGCGTGAGGTGCGCGCAGCCGGCTTCACCGCGCTCAAGTTCGACATCGACGTCCCCAACCCCTACCAGCTCGATGTCTCCGATTCCCCCGAGCCACGCCGCAGCTGGTACGAGCCCTACAGCCGCATCATCTCCCCGGCCGAGCGCGACTTCATCGTCTCACTCGTCGCCGCCGTCCGCGAGGCGATCGGCCCGCACACCATGCTCGCCATCGACTGCCACTGGAAGTTCAACGTCATCGACGCCACGCTGCTAGCCCAGGCCCTCGAGCCCTACAACCTGCTCTGGCTCGAAGACCCCATCCCGCCGGAAAATGTCGATGCCCTGGCTAAAGTCGCCGCCAGCACCTGCACGCCAATCTGCACTGGCGAGAACGTCTACCGCACCCACGGCTATCGCGAGCTGATCGAGAAGCAGGCAGCTGATATCCTTTCCCCTGACATCCCCAAGATGGGCGGACTGCTCGAGGCACGCAAGGTCGCCGACCACGCCGACCAGTACTACATCCCCATCGCCCCGCACAACGTGTGCAGCCCAATCGGCACGGTCGCCGCGGCCCACCTCTGCGCCGCTATCCCCAACTTCCTGGCACTCGAGTTCCACGCCTTCGATGTCCCCTGGTGGGGCGACCTGGTCGAGGGCGGCCCGATCATCCGCGACGGCTACATCACGCTCACCGATGCCCCCGGCCACGGTCTGACGCTCAACGAAGACGTCGCGCGTGCCCACCTCAAGGAAGGCAGTTCGTTCTTCGGCCCAACGCCCTACGCCGACTAA
- a CDS encoding ABC transporter ATP-binding protein produces the protein MAALLEAQDVTKVFSGGLLKRERVIALRDFSFTVPEEQPIFTAIVGESGSGKTTLARLLLGLTTPTTGDVRYRGISLKQLNREQRRAFLRDIQAIFQDPFEVYNPFYKVDHVLELPIRMFHLAKSTQEMRNRIEEALIAVGLRPEETLGRYPHQLSGGQRQRVMVARALLLRPKVIIADEPVSMVDASLRATILSSLQQLHREYGISILYITHDLATAYQVANDVLVLYRGTVVEAGDAGLIIREPEHPYTRLLVSSVPLPDPDRQWLGERALGQPVSGLTPRGTAFCVFYDRCPYAMPICVEQTPPLFRTGDRRVVACYLYRDSPTIDRRNLAAGGVFTNGKTEVSPPSYSALKREAQPDSPHA, from the coding sequence ATGGCCGCATTGCTCGAAGCACAAGACGTGACCAAGGTATTTTCCGGCGGTTTGCTGAAGCGAGAGCGCGTTATTGCACTGCGTGATTTCTCCTTTACTGTACCGGAAGAGCAACCAATCTTTACCGCAATTGTTGGGGAAAGTGGGAGTGGTAAAACCACACTCGCTCGTCTGCTGCTTGGCCTTACCACACCAACAACGGGAGATGTACGGTATCGTGGTATCTCCCTGAAACAGCTAAACCGCGAGCAGCGCCGTGCCTTCTTGCGCGATATTCAAGCAATTTTTCAGGACCCTTTCGAGGTCTACAATCCTTTCTACAAGGTCGATCATGTCCTTGAGTTGCCAATTCGAATGTTTCATTTAGCGAAATCTACCCAAGAGATGCGCAATCGCATCGAAGAAGCGTTGATAGCCGTTGGATTGCGTCCGGAGGAAACACTCGGCCGATATCCTCATCAGCTTTCGGGAGGACAGCGTCAGCGGGTCATGGTTGCACGTGCACTCTTGCTTCGCCCGAAGGTGATCATAGCCGATGAGCCGGTTTCAATGGTTGATGCTTCACTGCGCGCAACCATCCTCAGCAGTTTACAGCAACTTCATCGTGAGTACGGGATCTCGATCTTGTACATTACCCATGATCTGGCAACAGCGTATCAGGTTGCCAATGATGTCCTTGTTCTGTATCGCGGAACAGTGGTTGAAGCAGGGGATGCTGGCCTCATTATTCGTGAACCTGAGCATCCCTATACGCGATTACTCGTTAGCTCCGTCCCTCTGCCAGATCCAGATCGCCAATGGTTGGGGGAGCGTGCTCTTGGTCAACCGGTGAGTGGCCTAACGCCACGTGGCACAGCGTTTTGTGTGTTTTATGACCGCTGTCCCTACGCTATGCCTATCTGCGTTGAGCAGACACCTCCACTGTTTCGCACTGGGGATCGGCGCGTCGTGGCCTGCTATCTCTACCGTGATTCACCGACAATTGATCGCCGGAATCTGGCCGCTGGTGGCGTATTTACGAATGGGAAAACCGAGGTATCTCCACCATCCTATTCTGCGCTCAAGCGCGAAGCTCAGCCTGATTCGCCTCATGCATGA
- a CDS encoding ABC transporter permease, with the protein MLAYIRRNRSLLVGLILIGLVLLFAGAGRLFWDVHQAHPLSAPPNRPPSFQHPLGTDRQGRDILAVMIVGTPLTFYIGLLAGFIGLVIGTLLALISAYYGGIVDAVIRAIVDVGLTIPPLLILILLAVSIKSNLTISQMALVVASLAWLHPTRTIRSQVLTLKERAFIQVARLSGAGSLRIIFLELMPNLLPYLMATFVGAVASAILASIGLEVIGLGEIEANTLGMTIYWVNYYAAILHGLWWWFLPPILIIVLIFVGLFAISAGLDELVNPRKRRAV; encoded by the coding sequence ATGCTGGCATACATCCGCCGTAATCGCAGCCTGTTGGTTGGGCTTATCCTGATCGGACTGGTGCTCCTGTTTGCCGGAGCAGGGCGGCTCTTCTGGGATGTGCATCAGGCACATCCCCTCTCTGCTCCTCCCAATCGCCCACCGTCCTTCCAACACCCCTTGGGCACTGACCGGCAAGGCCGGGATATCCTCGCTGTGATGATCGTCGGCACCCCCTTAACGTTTTACATTGGCTTGCTTGCTGGATTCATCGGGCTCGTCATCGGTACGCTCTTAGCACTGATTAGCGCGTATTATGGAGGCATCGTTGATGCAGTGATTCGAGCTATCGTTGATGTCGGGCTGACAATACCGCCTCTCCTTATTCTCATTCTGTTAGCAGTATCGATCAAATCGAATTTAACGATAAGCCAAATGGCGCTCGTTGTTGCGTCACTCGCCTGGCTGCATCCGACCCGAACAATTCGGTCACAAGTCCTGACACTGAAAGAACGAGCGTTTATCCAAGTCGCAAGACTATCCGGCGCAGGCAGCTTGCGCATCATTTTCCTCGAGCTCATGCCCAATCTCCTACCGTATCTCATGGCCACCTTTGTCGGCGCAGTTGCATCAGCAATTTTGGCCTCGATTGGATTAGAGGTCATTGGCTTAGGAGAGATTGAAGCGAATACCTTGGGGATGACCATCTATTGGGTGAACTACTACGCCGCTATTCTCCATGGTCTGTGGTGGTGGTTCCTCCCACCAATCCTGATTATTGTCCTTATCTTTGTTGGATTATTCGCTATTTCGGCTGGCCTTGACGAACTGGTCAACCCACGGAAACGGCGAGCTGTCTAA
- a CDS encoding enolase C-terminal domain-like protein: protein MKEPFVHTSPPWEAGRGMPRVRIADVQPICTAPEGIRLVVVKVQTTEPGLYGLGCATFTQRPLAVVAAVNALKPLVIGRDPTEIEDIWQSLALSSYWRNGPVLNNALSGIDMALWDILGKLAGMPLYQLLGGRCRTAAALYAHATGRDIPEVIANVRQWLAQGYRYVRCQVAVPGQATYGAPSEPGAQVWDPAAYCRLVPRLFEALRAEFGDSVELLHDVHERVPPIMALQLAKALEPARLFFLEDPVAPEDLAYLRLIRQQTATPIAIGELFVNPAEYIPLVQERLIDFVRVHLSAIGGITPARKLAAFCEFFGVRTAWHGPGDVSPVGHAANLHLDLACPNFGIQEQHVFSEAARAVFSGTPEIRDGMLWPNDRPGLGVEIDEALAARFPFPDDPLGGAWPPVRGRDGTVMRP, encoded by the coding sequence ATGAAAGAGCCGTTCGTCCACACGAGTCCCCCCTGGGAGGCGGGGCGTGGCATGCCCCGGGTGCGCATCGCCGACGTCCAGCCGATCTGTACCGCGCCCGAGGGCATCCGCCTCGTGGTCGTCAAAGTCCAGACCACCGAGCCCGGCCTCTACGGCCTCGGCTGTGCCACCTTCACCCAGCGCCCCCTGGCTGTCGTCGCCGCCGTCAATGCCCTCAAGCCGCTCGTTATCGGCCGCGATCCGACCGAGATCGAGGATATCTGGCAGTCGCTCGCGCTGAGTTCCTACTGGCGCAATGGCCCCGTCCTCAACAACGCCCTCTCCGGTATCGATATGGCCCTCTGGGATATCCTCGGCAAGCTGGCCGGGATGCCGCTCTACCAGCTGCTCGGCGGCCGCTGCCGAACCGCTGCCGCACTCTACGCCCACGCCACCGGCCGCGATATCCCCGAGGTCATCGCAAACGTCCGCCAGTGGCTGGCACAGGGTTACCGCTACGTCCGCTGCCAGGTCGCTGTGCCCGGCCAGGCTACCTACGGCGCCCCAAGCGAGCCCGGCGCCCAGGTCTGGGATCCCGCCGCCTACTGCCGGCTCGTCCCCCGCCTCTTCGAGGCCCTGCGTGCCGAGTTCGGCGACAGCGTCGAGTTGCTCCACGACGTCCACGAGCGCGTGCCGCCGATCATGGCGCTGCAGCTGGCCAAGGCGCTCGAACCGGCCCGCCTCTTCTTCCTCGAAGATCCCGTCGCGCCCGAAGATCTCGCCTACCTGCGGCTCATCCGCCAGCAAACCGCCACGCCGATCGCGATCGGCGAGCTGTTCGTCAACCCAGCGGAGTATATCCCGCTCGTCCAGGAACGGCTGATCGACTTCGTGCGCGTGCACCTCTCCGCCATCGGCGGCATCACCCCAGCGCGCAAGCTGGCGGCGTTCTGCGAGTTCTTCGGCGTGCGCACGGCCTGGCACGGGCCCGGCGATGTCTCGCCTGTCGGCCATGCCGCCAACTTGCACCTCGATCTCGCCTGCCCGAACTTCGGCATTCAGGAACAGCACGTCTTCAGCGAGGCCGCCCGGGCGGTCTTCTCCGGCACGCCCGAAATCCGCGACGGCATGCTCTGGCCAAACGATCGGCCGGGGCTGGGCGTCGAGATCGATGAGGCGCTGGCCGCGCGCTTCCCCTTCCCCGACGACCCGCTCGGGGGCGCCTGGCCGCCGGTGCGGGGCCGCGACGGGACGGTCATGCGGCCCTAG
- a CDS encoding ABC transporter permease, which yields MWRDYLLRRILLFILVVWAAASLNFFLPRLSGHDAVRDQLMQQASRGGYVQAGIEQMVQEYNRRFGLDKPLWVQYVNYLTQIIRLDFGYSMANYPRTVMSMIADALPWTMGLLFVTTILAFMIGSLLGALLAWQKAPKWTQIFFPPLLTLSSIPYFLLGLLLLYIFAFRLRWFPLFGGYSAGAFPGWNLSFALDVLKHAVLPAFSILLASLGFWALGMRGMMVSVEGEDFVTYGEALGLRASTLFFRYAIRNALLPQITGLGLSLGQILSGALLVEVIFSYPGIGTVLYHAIRQFDYFVIQGIVFTIVLGVTIATLILDLIYPLVDPRISYQRL from the coding sequence ATGTGGCGCGACTACCTGCTTCGTCGGATCCTTCTCTTTATTCTCGTCGTTTGGGCAGCAGCGAGCCTGAATTTCTTCCTGCCGCGCTTATCTGGCCATGACGCCGTTCGCGACCAACTCATGCAACAAGCATCGCGAGGAGGGTATGTTCAGGCTGGCATTGAGCAAATGGTTCAAGAATATAATCGACGCTTTGGACTGGATAAGCCACTCTGGGTGCAATATGTAAACTACCTAACCCAAATCATTCGCTTAGACTTTGGATATTCTATGGCCAACTATCCACGAACCGTCATGAGTATGATTGCTGATGCACTACCATGGACAATGGGGCTACTGTTTGTGACGACCATTCTCGCCTTCATGATTGGCTCCTTGTTAGGAGCGCTCCTTGCCTGGCAAAAAGCTCCGAAATGGACACAAATCTTTTTCCCGCCCCTCCTGACGCTTTCGTCAATCCCCTATTTCCTGCTTGGTCTTCTCTTGCTCTATATCTTTGCCTTCCGACTCCGCTGGTTCCCCTTGTTCGGAGGGTACAGCGCCGGGGCATTTCCGGGCTGGAACCTCAGCTTCGCGCTCGATGTCCTGAAGCATGCGGTACTTCCAGCGTTTTCCATCTTGTTAGCATCGCTCGGCTTCTGGGCACTTGGCATGCGGGGGATGATGGTTTCCGTTGAAGGAGAAGACTTTGTCACGTATGGAGAAGCACTCGGACTGCGGGCAAGTACGCTCTTTTTCCGGTACGCGATCCGCAACGCCCTTTTACCGCAAATAACCGGTCTTGGCCTCTCATTAGGACAGATTCTCTCAGGCGCCTTACTCGTTGAGGTCATCTTCTCATACCCCGGCATCGGAACAGTCCTCTACCATGCAATTCGGCAATTCGATTATTTCGTCATTCAGGGGATAGTGTTTACCATCGTGCTTGGCGTCACCATTGCTACCCTCATTCTTGATTTAATCTATCCGCTCGTTGACCCGCGGATTAGCTATCAGCGCCTGTGA
- a CDS encoding ABC transporter ATP-binding protein: MEKSILRVEDLRVYYETPEGVVHAVDGVTFHLREGERLGIVGESGSGKSTVALALLRLIKPPGKVVGGRVYLDSVDLLDLNEEEMRRLRLSQLALIPQGAMNALNPVLKVRDQLLLPLHDHGVQLTKAEADSLVRDLLQRVGLPSQVAELYPHELSGGMKQRVCIAIAIAMNPKVIIADEPTSALDVVVQWQIMDTLRQLQQTLGAAVIVIGHDMGLMAQTVDRIGVMYAGKLVELAPTAELLRHPLHPYTQLLIASLPSLDKRGEFQGIPGLPPSLLSPPPGCRFHPRCPKAFDRCSAEEPTLREVRPDHYVACHLW, translated from the coding sequence ATGGAGAAGTCAATCCTACGCGTTGAGGATTTGCGGGTCTACTACGAGACTCCTGAAGGGGTGGTACACGCAGTGGATGGCGTGACCTTTCACCTGAGGGAAGGTGAACGACTGGGCATTGTCGGAGAGTCAGGCAGTGGGAAATCTACCGTGGCGCTGGCATTGTTGCGTCTTATTAAGCCGCCAGGGAAGGTCGTTGGCGGTCGCGTCTATCTCGATAGCGTGGATCTCCTTGACCTGAACGAAGAGGAGATGCGCCGCTTGCGGCTCTCGCAGCTTGCATTGATTCCGCAGGGGGCCATGAATGCGCTGAATCCGGTATTAAAAGTACGTGATCAATTGTTGCTCCCATTGCACGATCACGGCGTACAACTTACGAAAGCTGAAGCTGACAGTCTGGTGAGAGACCTGCTCCAGCGTGTTGGGTTGCCCTCTCAGGTTGCAGAGCTCTATCCGCACGAGTTGAGTGGTGGCATGAAACAACGCGTTTGTATCGCAATTGCTATCGCAATGAACCCCAAAGTGATTATTGCTGATGAGCCCACGAGCGCCCTTGATGTCGTTGTCCAGTGGCAGATTATGGATACGCTCCGACAACTCCAACAGACGCTGGGTGCCGCGGTGATCGTAATTGGGCACGATATGGGATTAATGGCCCAGACGGTTGATCGGATTGGCGTGATGTACGCTGGCAAGCTCGTCGAGCTTGCTCCAACCGCGGAACTCCTGCGCCACCCCCTGCATCCCTATACGCAATTACTGATTGCCAGCTTACCCTCGTTGGACAAACGTGGCGAGTTCCAGGGTATTCCTGGCTTACCGCCCTCACTGCTTAGTCCTCCGCCTGGTTGTCGCTTTCATCCGCGGTGCCCCAAAGCGTTTGATCGTTGTTCAGCCGAAGAACCCACCTTGCGTGAAGTGCGACCTGACCATTACGTTGCTTGTCACCTGTGGTGA
- a CDS encoding multidrug effflux MFS transporter, with product MTMASPRPASTSARPSPSRSLVELTALLGFMMSLSAFSTDGMLPALHDLAVFFGVSDTQAQLVVNLYFFGFAVGQLFFGPLSDRFGRRRVLLVSTSGFLTCALALVVAPTFTVVLTVRFIQGLFGAALRSVGTALVRDFYRGEAMARVLSFALMVLLIAPVFAPSIGVFLLRWGWRAPFSLIAVLAGLLLAWLTARLPESLPPERRRPLSFTQLAAAARLVLNTPPSLALTAVMGCSYGILYAYLTSAAQLYREHFQFSNTAFALAFAGTGLGQVCGTFLNGLAITRLGLRRVLPWAVGGVAVAAAGLLVAGLLGAQPVVYWFLLTLVFFGIALVFSNANSAALEPLGEIAGFASSVIGFTSTVMANLFGLVIGQAAQGGPRGFALGIMLLALGSLASLLVAQRAGWGRERTHAAAASPARGD from the coding sequence ATGACGATGGCCTCGCCGCGGCCGGCGTCGACCAGCGCCCGGCCCAGTCCATCCCGCTCGCTGGTCGAGCTGACCGCCTTGCTCGGCTTCATGATGTCGCTGAGCGCCTTCAGCACCGACGGCATGCTCCCGGCCTTGCACGACCTGGCCGTGTTCTTCGGCGTGAGCGACACGCAAGCCCAGCTGGTCGTCAACCTCTACTTCTTCGGCTTTGCCGTTGGCCAGCTCTTCTTTGGGCCGCTCAGCGACCGCTTCGGCCGGCGCCGCGTCCTGCTGGTGAGCACCAGCGGCTTCCTGACCTGCGCGCTCGCCCTGGTCGTCGCGCCGACCTTCACCGTCGTGCTCACCGTGCGCTTCATCCAGGGGCTCTTCGGCGCAGCATTACGCTCGGTTGGCACGGCGCTCGTGCGCGACTTCTACCGCGGCGAGGCGATGGCCCGCGTGCTGTCCTTCGCGCTGATGGTGCTGCTGATCGCCCCGGTGTTTGCGCCGTCGATCGGCGTCTTTTTGCTGCGCTGGGGCTGGCGCGCGCCCTTCTCGTTGATCGCCGTCCTGGCCGGGCTGCTGCTGGCCTGGCTGACGGCGCGGCTGCCGGAGAGCCTGCCGCCGGAACGGCGTCGTCCACTCTCCTTCACGCAGCTTGCGGCGGCTGCCCGCCTCGTGCTCAACACGCCGCCGAGCCTTGCGCTGACGGCGGTGATGGGCTGCAGCTACGGCATCCTCTACGCCTACCTGACGAGTGCGGCGCAACTCTACCGCGAGCACTTCCAGTTTTCGAACACGGCCTTCGCGCTGGCCTTTGCTGGCACGGGGCTTGGGCAGGTCTGCGGCACGTTCCTCAACGGGCTGGCGATCACGCGCCTTGGCCTGCGACGCGTCCTACCGTGGGCCGTCGGCGGGGTTGCGGTGGCGGCGGCCGGGCTCTTGGTGGCGGGACTGCTCGGTGCGCAGCCGGTGGTCTACTGGTTCCTGCTGACCCTCGTGTTTTTCGGCATCGCGCTCGTGTTCTCCAACGCCAACAGCGCGGCGCTCGAGCCGCTGGGCGAGATTGCTGGGTTTGCGAGCAGCGTCATTGGCTTCACCAGCACGGTGATGGCCAACCTTTTTGGCCTGGTGATCGGCCAGGCAGCGCAGGGCGGGCCCCGCGGTTTTGCGCTGGGCATCATGCTCCTGGCGCTTGGCAGCCTGGCGAGCCTGCTGGTGGCCCAGCGCGCTGGCTGGGGGCGGGAGCGGACGCATGCCGCAGCGGCGAGTCCGGCCCGCGGCGACTAG
- a CDS encoding YceI family protein, whose product MTRIRLIALPLLVSLALALVLAACGGTATPTPTPAASSASTATPTATATSGTATGGTATSSAATSTATSGAATSGAATSDTATSSTATSGSTAGRVVLVVNPSQSQVSYTAHEQLVGHTLPNDAVGKTSAVSGQIVLDATGQPVASASKITVDLTTLRSDESRRDNYIKQNTLETSKYPQATFVPKSITGLSWPLPTSGQAQFQLTGDLTVHGVTKTVTWQVTATFNQNTVQGTATTQVTFEDFGMQPPKVPVVLSVEDNLVLTANLQLTVQTSS is encoded by the coding sequence ATGACCCGGATCCGCCTGATTGCCCTGCCACTGCTGGTTTCGCTGGCACTCGCCCTCGTCCTCGCCGCCTGCGGTGGCACCGCGACGCCCACGCCCACGCCAGCTGCCAGCAGCGCGAGCACTGCCACACCAACCGCAACCGCGACAAGCGGCACGGCCACGGGTGGCACCGCCACCAGTAGCGCGGCTACGAGCACCGCCACCAGTGGCGCGGCCACGAGTGGCGCGGCCACGAGTGACACGGCCACCAGTAGCACGGCCACGAGTGGCAGCACGGCGGGGCGCGTGGTGCTCGTCGTGAACCCGAGCCAGAGCCAGGTGAGCTACACCGCCCACGAACAACTGGTCGGCCACACCTTGCCAAACGACGCCGTCGGCAAGACCTCGGCCGTCAGCGGTCAAATCGTGCTCGACGCCACCGGGCAGCCGGTCGCCAGCGCCTCCAAGATCACCGTCGACCTCACGACGCTGCGGAGCGATGAGTCGCGTCGCGATAACTACATCAAGCAGAACACGCTCGAAACGAGCAAATATCCGCAAGCGACGTTCGTGCCGAAGTCCATCACTGGGCTGAGCTGGCCCCTGCCGACGAGTGGCCAGGCGCAGTTCCAGCTGACCGGTGACCTGACGGTGCACGGCGTGACCAAGACGGTCACCTGGCAGGTGACGGCCACGTTCAACCAGAACACCGTGCAGGGCACCGCGACGACCCAGGTCACCTTTGAAGACTTCGGCATGCAGCCGCCGAAGGTGCCGGTCGTGCTGAGCGTCGAAGACAACCTGGTGCTCACCGCGAACCTGCAACTGACCGTGCAGACGAGTTCCTAA